A genomic window from Nocardioides sp. BP30 includes:
- a CDS encoding TIM-barrel domain-containing protein yields the protein MRTGPRWGRRVVAALGAATIVASVIDVSSMPAQAAPAAPDSYTSGNARFEVLSPTLIRMEYAGDAAFDDDATFNAIGRDSFTPVPFTHRIADGWLTIDTGEATLRYKVGSGMFNADNLSLKLKVGDQTVTAHPVVPTSTADCVVGALCEAESTTLTGLAVATDHAGFTGTGFVAGYESVGNALTFTTSVPSDGSYDLAMRYANSQGGDGKTKTRTLSVVVDGQAPTTISLDPGQNWGDWRMATTALNLTAGTHTIKVERSAADDGQVNVDSLAVVPTGDAYPAPVDASAAQDCAFGTVCEGEDTGKTGTAAVASDHNGYSGTGFAAGLWSKGAALTAHITDVPADGDYALQVRYANGLATSPTLTLGVGERQSTGTLPPTSGWDYWNTVSVPVHLSAGANDVSIGCPTEASNCNVNIDTIAAVPAGTPSLAVHAPLGGYRRDLDTANGGVRTYPGLLYADGWSLLDDTASAHYDTASQAVTPRGDHDGSGYFDGYVFAYGHDYTGALHDLATLTGATKLLPRWAYGVWYSEYYDRTQDQFASIAQEFKDNGVPVDVMAIDTDYKDAAVSNWNGWEVDTSRFPNLSSLLAAWHAEGIHNTLNVHPTISSTDPKFADAQATAQGNLTQSGSSNNYLFDWSDPHQLKAYFDLHDSIQQDGVDSWWLDWCCSENSKYSANGVTPDAFINQQYADYTDAAMDGRGFAFSRAYGSLTAGGYGNPQPVATGPWADKRTTLHFTGDTTSSWDMLKEEVGYTPGESASTGNASISHDIGGHNGAQYGIAGAETGSTQLPPDLYARWVQFGAFQPVDRLHSNHSDRLPWQYPAAADASATKFLNLREDLVPLTYTLAAQATATGTPIVRPLYLQYPDAEQAYSLAGNEYLYGPDVLVAPVTTEGTGSVDTQVWFPPGDSWTDWFTGKTYAGGTTATVTTDLNSMPVFTRSGGIVTTRSHHVANDDKGPLDAVTVTVAGGANGTGSLYEDDDTADTTKSATTALDYTEAGGQSSLTIGAAQGSFAGQVTNRAWTVAFTNAEKPTSVFVDGVKQPAGSWTYDAATRTVTAHVASRPVSRATTVAYRTAAADHAPTAGSLSARTTVGDPVAITLKGHDADGDQLGYSHAQPAHGTVTGTGDRLRYTAAPTFVGTDRFTYTVSDPFGRAVTSTVTVTVGRQQPTLKVTRRAHGRTTRLKVKALLHGGVSADRVPVVVKVGGHVVARGKLDGDHVVLTLPKLPAGRHKATVTLKQGPVSTAAHAKVRI from the coding sequence GTGCGCACAGGACCACGATGGGGCCGGAGGGTGGTGGCAGCGCTGGGCGCAGCCACCATCGTCGCCTCGGTCATCGACGTCAGCAGCATGCCGGCGCAGGCCGCCCCGGCCGCACCCGACAGCTACACCTCGGGCAACGCCCGCTTCGAGGTGCTCTCCCCCACCCTGATCCGCATGGAGTACGCCGGTGACGCGGCGTTCGACGACGACGCGACGTTCAACGCGATCGGGCGCGACTCCTTCACCCCGGTGCCCTTCACCCATCGGATCGCCGACGGCTGGCTGACCATCGACACCGGCGAGGCGACGCTGCGCTACAAGGTCGGCTCGGGCATGTTCAACGCGGACAACCTCAGCCTCAAGCTCAAGGTGGGCGACCAGACCGTCACCGCCCACCCCGTCGTTCCGACGTCGACCGCCGACTGCGTGGTCGGCGCCCTGTGCGAGGCAGAGAGCACCACCCTGACCGGTCTCGCCGTCGCCACCGACCACGCCGGCTTCACCGGCACCGGTTTCGTCGCCGGCTACGAGTCGGTGGGCAACGCCCTCACCTTCACCACGTCGGTTCCCTCGGACGGCAGCTACGACCTCGCCATGCGGTACGCGAACTCCCAGGGCGGGGACGGCAAGACGAAGACCCGCACGCTGAGCGTCGTCGTCGACGGCCAGGCACCCACGACGATCAGCCTCGACCCGGGTCAGAACTGGGGCGATTGGCGGATGGCGACGACAGCGCTCAACCTCACGGCCGGCACCCACACCATCAAGGTCGAGCGGTCCGCCGCCGACGACGGACAGGTGAACGTCGACAGTCTCGCCGTCGTACCGACCGGGGACGCCTACCCGGCCCCCGTCGACGCCTCCGCCGCCCAGGACTGCGCCTTCGGCACCGTCTGCGAGGGCGAGGACACCGGCAAGACCGGCACGGCCGCCGTCGCCAGCGACCACAACGGCTACTCCGGCACCGGCTTCGCGGCCGGGCTGTGGAGCAAGGGCGCCGCCCTCACCGCACACATCACCGACGTACCCGCCGACGGCGACTACGCGCTGCAGGTGCGGTACGCGAACGGCTTGGCGACCTCCCCGACGCTGACCCTCGGCGTCGGCGAACGCCAGAGCACCGGGACGCTGCCGCCGACCAGCGGCTGGGACTACTGGAACACCGTCTCGGTGCCGGTGCACCTGAGCGCCGGTGCGAACGACGTCAGCATCGGCTGCCCGACCGAGGCGAGCAACTGCAACGTCAACATCGACACCATCGCGGCCGTTCCGGCGGGCACCCCCTCGCTCGCCGTGCACGCTCCGCTGGGTGGCTATCGCCGCGACCTCGACACCGCCAACGGTGGCGTCCGTACCTACCCGGGCCTGCTGTACGCGGACGGCTGGTCGCTGCTCGACGACACCGCCTCGGCGCACTACGACACCGCGTCCCAGGCGGTCACCCCGCGCGGCGATCACGACGGCTCGGGCTACTTCGACGGCTACGTCTTCGCCTACGGCCACGACTACACCGGTGCGCTGCACGACCTCGCCACGTTGACCGGAGCCACGAAGCTCCTGCCGCGGTGGGCGTACGGCGTCTGGTACTCGGAGTACTACGACCGGACGCAGGACCAGTTCGCCTCGATCGCGCAGGAGTTCAAGGACAACGGCGTCCCGGTCGACGTGATGGCGATCGACACCGACTACAAGGACGCCGCGGTCAGCAACTGGAACGGCTGGGAGGTCGACACCAGCCGGTTCCCGAACCTCTCCTCGCTGCTCGCCGCCTGGCACGCCGAGGGCATCCACAACACCCTCAACGTCCACCCGACAATCTCGTCCACCGACCCGAAGTTCGCGGACGCGCAGGCGACCGCACAGGGCAACCTGACGCAGAGCGGAAGCTCGAACAACTACCTGTTCGACTGGTCCGACCCCCACCAGCTCAAGGCGTACTTCGACCTGCACGACTCCATCCAGCAGGACGGTGTCGACAGCTGGTGGCTCGACTGGTGCTGCAGCGAGAACTCCAAGTACTCCGCGAACGGCGTCACGCCCGACGCCTTCATCAACCAGCAGTACGCGGACTACACCGACGCCGCCATGGACGGCCGTGGCTTCGCGTTCTCCCGGGCGTACGGCTCCTTGACGGCGGGTGGCTACGGCAACCCGCAGCCCGTGGCGACCGGCCCGTGGGCCGACAAGCGCACGACGCTGCACTTCACCGGCGACACCACGTCGAGCTGGGACATGCTCAAGGAGGAGGTCGGCTACACGCCGGGCGAGTCGGCGAGCACCGGCAACGCCTCCATCAGTCACGACATCGGTGGCCACAACGGCGCTCAGTACGGCATCGCCGGGGCGGAGACCGGCTCGACCCAGCTGCCGCCCGACCTCTACGCCCGCTGGGTGCAGTTCGGTGCGTTCCAGCCGGTCGACCGGCTGCACAGCAACCACAGCGACCGGCTGCCGTGGCAGTACCCGGCCGCCGCCGACGCGTCGGCCACCAAGTTCCTCAACCTGCGCGAGGACCTCGTCCCGCTGACGTACACGCTCGCCGCCCAGGCGACGGCGACGGGCACGCCGATCGTCCGGCCGCTCTACCTGCAGTACCCGGACGCTGAGCAGGCCTACTCGCTGGCCGGCAACGAGTACCTGTACGGCCCGGACGTGCTGGTGGCGCCGGTGACCACGGAGGGCACGGGCTCGGTCGACACCCAGGTCTGGTTCCCGCCGGGTGACTCCTGGACGGACTGGTTCACCGGCAAGACCTACGCCGGCGGGACCACCGCCACCGTCACCACCGACCTGAACTCGATGCCGGTCTTCACCAGGTCCGGCGGCATCGTCACCACCCGCTCGCACCACGTGGCCAACGACGACAAGGGCCCGCTGGACGCGGTGACCGTCACCGTGGCCGGGGGCGCGAACGGGACCGGCAGCCTCTACGAGGACGACGACACCGCCGACACCACGAAGTCGGCGACCACCGCGCTGGACTACACCGAGGCGGGCGGCCAGTCGTCGCTGACGATCGGAGCCGCCCAGGGCAGCTTCGCCGGCCAGGTCACGAACCGTGCCTGGACCGTGGCGTTCACCAACGCCGAGAAGCCGACCTCGGTCTTCGTCGACGGAGTCAAGCAGCCGGCCGGCAGCTGGACGTACGACGCTGCCACCCGCACCGTGACGGCGCACGTCGCGTCGCGACCCGTCAGCCGGGCCACCACGGTGGCCTACCGCACGGCGGCAGCCGACCACGCCCCCACCGCCGGCAGCCTCAGCGCGCGGACGACCGTGGGCGATCCGGTCGCCATCACGCTGAAGGGCCACGACGCCGACGGAGACCAGCTCGGCTACAGCCACGCCCAGCCCGCGCACGGCACCGTGACCGGCACCGGCGACCGGCTGCGGTACACCGCCGCACCGACCTTCGTCGGCACCGACCGGTTCACCTACACCGTCAGCGACCCCTTCGGTCGGGCCGTCACCAGCACCGTGACCGTCACCGTCGGACGACAGCAGCCGACGCTGAAGGTCACCAGGCGTGCCCACGGCCGCACCACGCGGCTCAAGGTGAAGGCGCTGCTCCACGGTGGCGTGAGCGCCGACCGGGTGCCGGTCGTGGTCAAGGTCGGTGGCCACGTGGTCGCACGCGGGAAGCTCGACGGGGACCACGTCGTGCTCACGCTGCCCAAGCTGCCTGCCGGCAGGCACAAGGCCACCGTCACCCTCAAGCAGGGTCCGGTGTCGACAGCAGCACACGCGAAGGTGCGGATCTGA
- a CDS encoding energy-coupling factor ABC transporter ATP-binding protein, with product MAERRAEVVIDAAEVRAPDGRVILHPVTLRLSERRVGIIGPNGSGKSTLARLLNGLVSPSSGRILVDGVDVARNGAAVRRRVGFCFTDPSAQVVMPTCIEDVELSLRKRIKDRVRRREAAMRILTRYGLADRADVSVHALSGGQRQLLALAGVLAVEPDLLIADEPTTLLDLRNTRLVADTLFGLEQQLILLTHDLDLVRRCDRVLLVEEGRIAFDGPAQAAVAHYEATV from the coding sequence GTGGCTGAGCGACGCGCTGAGGTCGTCATCGACGCGGCGGAGGTCCGCGCCCCCGACGGTCGGGTCATCCTGCACCCGGTCACCCTGCGCCTGAGCGAGCGACGGGTCGGCATCATCGGTCCCAACGGATCGGGCAAGTCGACGCTCGCCCGGCTGCTCAACGGGCTGGTCAGTCCCAGCTCCGGCCGGATCCTGGTCGACGGTGTCGACGTCGCTCGCAACGGAGCCGCCGTCCGCCGCCGGGTCGGCTTCTGCTTCACCGATCCCTCGGCTCAGGTGGTCATGCCGACCTGCATCGAGGACGTCGAGCTCTCGCTGCGCAAACGCATCAAGGACCGCGTACGCCGTCGCGAGGCGGCGATGCGGATCCTGACCCGGTACGGGCTCGCCGATCGGGCCGATGTCAGCGTGCACGCCCTCTCCGGCGGTCAGCGCCAGCTGCTGGCGCTGGCCGGCGTCCTCGCGGTCGAGCCCGACCTGCTGATCGCCGACGAGCCGACCACCCTGCTCGACCTGCGTAACACCCGGTTGGTGGCCGACACGCTGTTCGGGCTGGAGCAGCAGCTGATCCTGCTCACCCACGACCTGGACCTCGTCCGTCGCTGTGACCGGGTCCTGCTGGTGGAGGAGGGCCGGATCGCCTTCGACGGCCCGGCACAGGCGGCTGTCGCTCACTACGAGGCGACCGTATGA
- a CDS encoding M23 family metallopeptidase has protein sequence MLRTTLAALVLAGLALGAGGCGSGGPLVAPTRTATSAAPPVTPAVTPPVTPPVATVTPTATAHRETDPDPRWRFYTADHRWYTSPWFVGSHRIMIGFGCNGSPWYDHDPRCPGTEGFHHGIDVAMPCGTPIRAGRAGTVLPTSAPGAPGPAYGVHPLRLRIIDSAGAYDVVIGHARRLFVRPGERVAAGRRIALASDSGAPDGCHLHFEVRPPGGSYTSAIDPVRWLDLTG, from the coding sequence GTGCTGCGCACCACGCTTGCTGCCCTGGTCCTGGCCGGGCTCGCGCTCGGCGCGGGCGGCTGCGGTTCGGGCGGCCCGCTCGTGGCCCCCACCCGTACGGCGACGAGCGCCGCACCGCCGGTCACACCAGCGGTCACCCCGCCGGTCACCCCGCCTGTCGCGACGGTGACCCCCACGGCGACGGCCCACCGGGAGACCGACCCGGACCCGCGCTGGCGCTTCTACACCGCCGACCACCGGTGGTACACCTCGCCGTGGTTCGTCGGCTCGCACCGGATCATGATCGGCTTCGGCTGCAACGGCTCACCCTGGTACGACCACGACCCGCGGTGCCCGGGCACCGAGGGCTTCCACCACGGCATCGACGTGGCGATGCCGTGCGGCACGCCGATCCGGGCCGGCCGTGCGGGCACGGTGCTTCCGACGTCGGCCCCCGGCGCTCCGGGTCCGGCGTACGGCGTGCATCCGCTGCGGCTGCGGATCATCGACTCCGCGGGAGCGTACGACGTGGTGATCGGCCATGCCCGGCGCCTCTTCGTGCGGCCCGGCGAGAGGGTGGCTGCCGGCCGGCGGATCGCGCTGGCCTCCGACTCGGGCGCGCCCGACGGCTGCCACCTGCACTTCGAGGTACGGCCGCCGGGCGGCTCGTACACCAGCGCCATCGACCCCGTCCGCTGGCTGGACCTCACCGGCTGA
- a CDS encoding dihydrofolate reductase family protein codes for MSRTRVHNFSVSLDGFGTGEDLSLKEPFGHAGHRLHEWLMATRSFHRMQGAEGGSLGVDHAFADQHGPDIGAEIMGAGKFGPPGWQDDPDWTGWWGPNPPFHTPTFVLTHRPRPSVELEGGTTFHFLDATPADALARAREAAQGQDVRIGGGPTVVRAFLAAGLIDQLHLVIVPILLGRGVRLWDGLEGLEQRYSVESVTTPSGVTHMTFTR; via the coding sequence ATGTCACGCACCCGGGTCCACAACTTCTCCGTCTCGCTCGACGGCTTCGGCACCGGCGAGGACCTCTCCCTCAAGGAGCCGTTCGGGCACGCCGGTCACCGGCTGCACGAGTGGCTGATGGCTACGCGGTCCTTCCACCGCATGCAGGGCGCCGAGGGCGGGTCCCTCGGCGTGGACCACGCCTTCGCCGACCAGCACGGCCCGGACATCGGTGCCGAGATCATGGGCGCGGGGAAGTTCGGACCGCCGGGATGGCAGGACGATCCGGACTGGACCGGCTGGTGGGGTCCGAACCCGCCGTTCCACACGCCGACGTTCGTGCTGACCCACCGGCCGCGCCCGTCGGTCGAGCTGGAGGGCGGCACCACCTTCCACTTCCTCGACGCGACACCCGCCGACGCGCTGGCGAGAGCACGCGAGGCCGCCCAGGGGCAGGACGTCCGGATCGGAGGCGGCCCGACAGTGGTGCGCGCGTTCCTCGCCGCCGGCCTGATCGACCAGCTGCACCTCGTGATCGTGCCGATCCTGCTCGGCCGCGGCGTCCGGCTGTGGGACGGTCTGGAGGGTCTCGAGCAGCGCTACAGCGTCGAGTCGGTGACCACGCCCAGCGGTGTCACCCACATGACCTTCACCCGCTGA
- a CDS encoding GGDEF domain-containing protein, with protein sequence MDIDTLRITFSVIAGVLVVLFYVGAYLPTRAPFSGWWTLALLLFLLSSAAYLANGTAAQAALNPLGNGLAVAGAEAAWYGARSLRTQPWRWEWLVPGPLLALLAGVLDDPGHDVWAGGLTFLVLITAAFGAITRELVLAAFHPDRPARTLSVSDVLIRALALASVILTLFYAGRALAFVAEGPDSELFRQTFGSVPTTVLLVVQLVTVSFSMSALSTQQQIDDLHRRAVFDQLTGLMRAQEFRDRAAVALPRLTRGGEVTILAMADLDHFKLVNDELGHAAGDDVLRAFGWSARTVLGQQALCGRLGGEEFALLFTSTSRDYAEGLLHTLVAEFQHTVQLADGRVPTVSIGMVEAGEAEPLTSVLERADKALYRAKSEGRSRVVRA encoded by the coding sequence GTGGACATCGACACGCTGCGGATCACGTTCAGCGTGATCGCCGGTGTCCTGGTCGTCCTCTTCTACGTCGGCGCCTACCTCCCCACCCGGGCTCCGTTCTCGGGCTGGTGGACGCTGGCGCTGCTGCTGTTCCTGCTCAGCTCGGCCGCCTACCTGGCCAACGGCACCGCGGCCCAGGCGGCGCTCAACCCCCTCGGCAACGGGCTCGCCGTCGCCGGGGCCGAGGCGGCCTGGTACGGCGCCCGCTCGCTGCGCACCCAGCCGTGGCGTTGGGAATGGCTGGTGCCCGGGCCCCTGCTCGCGCTGCTCGCCGGCGTGCTGGACGACCCCGGCCACGACGTCTGGGCGGGCGGCCTGACCTTCCTCGTCCTCATCACCGCGGCGTTCGGCGCCATCACCCGCGAGCTCGTCCTCGCCGCCTTCCACCCCGATCGGCCGGCCCGGACGCTGTCGGTCTCCGACGTCCTGATCCGAGCCCTCGCGCTCGCCTCGGTGATCCTCACGCTGTTCTACGCCGGGCGCGCACTGGCCTTCGTGGCCGAGGGACCCGACAGCGAGCTGTTCAGGCAGACCTTCGGGTCGGTGCCCACCACGGTGCTGCTGGTGGTGCAGCTGGTGACCGTCTCCTTCAGCATGTCAGCACTGAGCACCCAGCAGCAGATCGACGACCTGCATCGGCGGGCCGTCTTCGACCAGCTCACCGGCTTGATGCGCGCCCAGGAGTTCCGCGACCGCGCCGCGGTGGCACTGCCCCGCCTCACCCGGGGTGGCGAGGTGACCATCCTGGCGATGGCCGATCTCGATCACTTCAAGCTGGTCAACGACGAGCTCGGCCACGCGGCGGGCGACGACGTCCTGCGCGCCTTCGGCTGGTCGGCGCGCACCGTCCTGGGCCAGCAGGCGCTCTGCGGTCGCCTCGGCGGCGAGGAGTTCGCGCTGCTCTTCACCTCGACGAGCCGCGACTACGCCGAGGGCCTGCTGCACACCCTGGTCGCGGAGTTCCAGCACACCGTCCAGCTCGCTGACGGCCGGGTGCCGACCGTCAGCATCGGCATGGTCGAGGCCGGCGAGGCCGAACCGTTGACCAGCGTCCTGGAGCGCGCCGACAAGGCGCTGTACCGGGCCAAGTCCGAGGGCCGGTCGCGGGTCGTGCGGGCCTGA
- a CDS encoding ROK family transcriptional regulator has protein sequence MTRAELAEATGLSRATVSSLLTQLSAVGLISERRTSTPGGTGRPSALVALDRTAGLAIAVDIGVRHVAVAVGDLARQVLAERWVSLPHGLDAEVGLATVLECIDQTTDEAGAHRDQIMGAAISIAAPVTDTDRRLMVPGVLPGWNSAALASAVGDRWGIPVAVENDANAGALGESTFGSLAGAPSLVYVKLASRVGLGSVIGGSLHRGSAGFAGELGHVTVNLDGDQCWCGLRGCLELYAGGEGLLHRLEGDGLAVGDIADLVRRARGGEAAVLAAVADAARVLAAGLSSVALLLNPSAIVIGGELAELGDLLLEPIRHRLAEIPFGPATSVVRSSLGDRASMVGALALVLTESQRFEDRSAALAPSS, from the coding sequence ATGACGCGAGCCGAGTTGGCCGAGGCCACCGGCCTCTCCCGCGCCACCGTCTCCAGCCTCCTCACCCAGCTGAGCGCGGTCGGGTTGATCAGCGAGCGTCGAACCTCCACGCCGGGCGGCACCGGGCGGCCCTCGGCGCTGGTCGCGCTCGACCGGACCGCCGGCCTGGCGATCGCCGTCGACATCGGGGTGCGGCACGTCGCGGTGGCGGTGGGCGACCTGGCCCGGCAGGTGCTGGCCGAGCGGTGGGTCTCGCTCCCGCACGGCCTCGATGCCGAGGTGGGGCTGGCCACCGTCCTGGAGTGCATCGACCAGACCACGGACGAGGCCGGTGCTCACCGCGACCAGATCATGGGGGCCGCGATCAGCATCGCGGCACCGGTGACGGACACCGATCGCCGGCTGATGGTCCCCGGTGTGCTGCCCGGCTGGAACAGTGCGGCGCTGGCCTCGGCGGTCGGCGACCGGTGGGGGATCCCTGTCGCCGTGGAGAACGACGCCAACGCGGGCGCCCTGGGCGAGTCGACGTTCGGGTCGCTGGCAGGGGCGCCGAGCCTCGTGTACGTCAAGCTCGCCAGCCGGGTGGGACTGGGCAGTGTCATCGGCGGCTCCCTCCACCGCGGCAGCGCGGGCTTCGCCGGCGAGCTCGGGCACGTGACGGTCAACCTGGATGGTGACCAGTGCTGGTGCGGCCTGCGGGGCTGCCTGGAGCTCTACGCCGGGGGTGAGGGCCTGCTGCACCGGCTCGAGGGCGATGGCCTTGCCGTCGGCGACATCGCGGATCTCGTCCGGCGTGCCCGCGGTGGCGAGGCGGCGGTCCTGGCTGCGGTCGCCGACGCGGCGCGGGTGCTGGCGGCCGGCCTCTCGAGCGTGGCGCTGTTGTTGAACCCCTCGGCCATCGTGATCGGCGGCGAGCTGGCCGAGCTCGGCGACCTTCTGCTGGAGCCGATCCGGCACCGGCTGGCGGAGATCCCGTTCGGCCCCGCCACCTCGGTGGTGCGCTCCTCCCTCGGCGATCGCGCCTCCATGGTCGGAGCACTGGCCCTGGTGCTGACCGAGTCGCAGCGCTTCGAGGACCGTTCGGCAGCGCTCGCGCCCTCGTCCTGA
- a CDS encoding CbiQ family ECF transporter T component: MTPDSWATRLPVGAKVMTLLALSIVTVALHGVRSAAALLAVVLVLAVTTRLPARTLLRTLRGVVLFAAVVAALQWWWIGPARAVESLLDLTTLAVLGVLLTATTPVGDMLEAFVRWAGPLHRVGVDPERVGLVISMAVEAIPGTIALAHETRDAARTRGLERSPRALLTPFVIRVVAHAHEKGAALQARGIGD, from the coding sequence ATGACGCCCGACTCGTGGGCGACGCGGCTACCGGTGGGCGCCAAGGTGATGACCCTGCTGGCGCTCAGCATCGTGACCGTGGCGCTGCACGGCGTCAGGTCCGCGGCGGCGCTGCTCGCGGTGGTCCTCGTGCTCGCGGTGACGACGCGGTTGCCGGCCCGGACGCTGCTGCGCACGCTGCGCGGCGTCGTGCTCTTCGCGGCGGTGGTGGCGGCGCTGCAGTGGTGGTGGATCGGTCCCGCACGGGCGGTGGAGTCCCTGCTCGACCTGACCACGCTGGCCGTGCTCGGCGTGCTGCTGACGGCGACCACCCCGGTCGGGGACATGCTGGAGGCGTTCGTGCGCTGGGCCGGGCCGCTACACCGCGTCGGCGTGGATCCGGAGCGGGTCGGCCTGGTGATCAGCATGGCGGTCGAGGCGATCCCCGGGACGATCGCGTTGGCACACGAGACCCGCGACGCGGCCCGTACGCGCGGACTCGAGCGCAGTCCGCGGGCGCTGCTGACGCCCTTCGTGATCCGTGTCGTCGCTCACGCTCACGAGAAAGGTGCAGCACTCCAGGCGCGAGGTATCGGAGACTAG
- a CDS encoding amidase has product MTELHDLTALEQGELIRRCEVSPAELAEHYLDRIDRLDTGSAEPLGAFVTLAQEHISTCARELAIRPVGASPLWGVPTAIKDLNQTRGVRTMFGSAAFADHVPEVSDNVAISIEAAGMISLGKTNTPEFGSPCYTEPDVAPPAVTPWDRRHIAGGSSGGAAAAVAAGLVPVAHGSDGGGSIRIPASCCGLVGLKPTRGRISAAPVYGDPVGLSTSGSLARTVRYAAAFLDVLAGRRTGDPFWAPPPAESFLEACDRLPGRLRIARFVEPVITEAAVHPECLEAYDGASRLLEDLGHVVEDVPVPLPREAVPAFETCWAVLTALSVTPLSPDQRLLIRPLTRWLAERGEAVSGPAFGLAIGEMRRFAAGALEALAPYDAVLTPTLATPPPLVGELRDDEDPSRDFEAQKRFTPWTSAWNVTGMPAVSLPLHWTSSGLPVGVMLAARPGEEELLLSLAAQVEAAAPWADRHPAIW; this is encoded by the coding sequence GTGACCGAGCTGCACGACCTGACCGCCCTGGAGCAGGGCGAGCTGATCCGGCGCTGCGAGGTGTCGCCGGCTGAGCTCGCCGAGCACTATCTGGACCGGATCGACCGGCTCGACACCGGATCCGCTGAACCGCTCGGCGCCTTCGTCACGCTCGCCCAGGAGCACATCTCGACCTGTGCGCGAGAGCTGGCGATCCGGCCGGTCGGCGCGAGCCCGCTGTGGGGCGTCCCGACAGCGATCAAGGACCTGAACCAGACCCGGGGCGTGCGCACGATGTTCGGGTCGGCGGCCTTCGCCGATCACGTCCCGGAGGTCTCGGACAACGTCGCGATCTCGATCGAGGCCGCCGGCATGATCAGCCTCGGCAAGACGAACACGCCGGAGTTCGGCAGCCCCTGCTACACCGAGCCCGACGTCGCCCCGCCCGCTGTCACGCCGTGGGACCGTCGGCACATCGCCGGCGGATCCAGCGGGGGAGCGGCGGCCGCCGTCGCCGCCGGGTTGGTTCCGGTGGCGCACGGCTCCGACGGCGGCGGCTCCATCCGGATCCCCGCCTCCTGCTGCGGGCTGGTGGGTCTCAAGCCCACCCGCGGCCGGATCTCCGCCGCTCCGGTGTACGGCGACCCCGTGGGCCTGTCGACCTCCGGTTCGCTGGCGCGGACGGTGCGCTATGCGGCGGCGTTCCTCGACGTGCTGGCCGGGCGGCGGACGGGCGACCCGTTCTGGGCGCCCCCACCGGCCGAATCGTTCCTGGAGGCGTGCGACCGGCTGCCCGGACGGCTGCGGATCGCGCGCTTCGTCGAACCGGTGATCACCGAGGCGGCCGTCCATCCGGAGTGTCTGGAGGCCTACGACGGCGCCTCGCGGCTGCTGGAGGACCTGGGCCACGTGGTCGAGGACGTCCCGGTGCCGTTGCCACGGGAGGCGGTCCCCGCCTTCGAGACCTGCTGGGCGGTGCTCACGGCGCTCTCGGTCACCCCGTTGTCGCCCGATCAGCGGTTGCTGATCCGGCCGTTGACCCGCTGGCTGGCCGAGCGGGGTGAGGCGGTGTCGGGTCCGGCGTTCGGTCTCGCGATCGGCGAGATGCGCCGGTTCGCGGCCGGGGCGTTGGAGGCGCTGGCGCCGTACGACGCGGTCCTCACCCCGACCCTGGCGACGCCGCCCCCGCTGGTCGGCGAGCTGCGCGACGACGAGGACCCCAGCCGTGACTTCGAGGCCCAGAAGCGGTTCACCCCGTGGACCAGCGCCTGGAACGTCACCGGCATGCCGGCCGTCTCGCTGCCGCTGCACTGGACCTCTTCGGGTCTGCCGGTCGGGGTAATGCTCGCGGCCCGACCCGGCGAGGAGGAGCTGCTGCTCTCGCTGGCTGCCCAGGTCGAGGCGGCTGCGCCGTGGGCGGATCGGCACCCGGCGATCTGGTGA